GACCTCGTAGACCTGGTTCAGGCTGTAGTCGGTGTAGTCGAACCGGCGGTCCTCGATGCCCTCGTAACCGACTTTCCACTGCTCGGGGATTTTGCTGTAGCCCAACAGAGTGCCCAGCACACCACCGGCGTTGGAGGGGTTGCAGTCGGAGTCCTGGCCGCAGCGGGTGGCGATCTCGAGGGTCTTGCCGAAATCACCGCCGCCGTAGAGCAGGCCGATCACGATATAAGCCCCGTTGAGCTTGGCGTCGATGTTGTTGGGCTGCATCACACCCTCCGGGCAGCCGATCTCCTCGGACCATTTTTTCTGCACCTCGTACCAGCAGGCTTTCCAGTCATCCGGGTTCTCGCGCCACCAGCCGATCACGTCGCTGATACAACGCGCATAGCCGCTGGCCGGGGGAATGCTGAGCAGGGCCTTTTCCACCACCTTGACGATGTCCGACTCGATGTAGGCGTGCGAGTACATGGCCGCCACGAACATCCCGCCGTAGACCCCGTCGCCGTAGTTCATGATATGCCCCACCCGGTCACAGAGCTTCACCGCGGTGGCCGGCATGGCCGGAGTGAGCAGGCCGATGAAATCGGCTTCGATCTGGAAATCGATGTCATCGGCGTGGGGGTTGTTCTTCCAGTAGCCGCTGGCCGGTGGCATGATCCCGTGCAGGATGTTCCAACGTCCGCCCATGTTGGCGTGCCAGAGGCCGAAACCGGCGTTGGCGAACTTGAGCGCCAGGGCGTCCGAGGAGGCATCCAGTCCCAGGCTGTCGAACACGGCCAGGAACGAGAAATCCATGTACAGGTCGTCGTTGTTGAAATACTCCTCCAACTGCTTGGCGCTGTAGTCCAGCTTGATGTAATCCTGGATCCAGGCCCCCTCCCAGCGGAACTCGGTCGGCCCGCCGTAACAGACCCCGATGGTCTGCCCGGCCCAGCCGCCCTTGATCTTGTCGCGCATCACCTTGGCGCTGATTCTCACCGTGGGCGATTCACCGCCGGAGCACCCGGCCAGCACGACTGCGGCAAAGAGGACGATACCTGCACGACGGAGAAAGTGACTGGACATGTTGAGGACTCCTCGGCATGGATTTCACATCCGGAACGTCAGGGCGCCGGGCTTTATTCCGCGGCGCTCTGACGGTCGGGTTCACGGGCGAATAAATGTTAACCTGTCACGGGCCAGGAAGCAAGCCTGAATTGTAAATATTTCCTTCCGGCACAGGAGGGCGCCGGGGAATCCGATCCCTGAAGCTCGGGAAACTCCCCCTGTCCCACTGTGCCTGGCCCGCGGCCGGTCCATCCATCGGAATTCCCGCGCCGGGTGAGGTGCCAGCCCAAGGACTGAAACTTCAGAAAGATGCGGCAAAAGTGATCCCGGCGATGAAACTGTCGTCGTGCGGCATGGCCCGCCGGATGCGCCGGTCCAGCAGGCCGGCGTAGCCGAGCAGGGGCGTGAGCGTGTAATTCTCCCCCAGGGCCAACGGCAGGCTCAGGCTGAGCTGGAGGTCGGTGAACGCGGCCCGGCCGGCGCCGTAGTAGTAGCGGTTGTGGCTCCCGGAGCCGTAACCCAGAGTCGCGCCGAACACCGGCCCGGAATCCTCGCCACCCCAGGGCAGGCGCGGGCTGAGCCCCAGCGACAGGTATTCGCCCTCGACCTCGGCGATGTCGCGGTAGAACCGCAGGCTGGGGCTGAGCGCCGAGCTGTGGGACAGGCCGAGGTAGACCTCGGTGGTGGCTGCGATGCCGGTGTTGGGGAAAGAGTAGTATATCGCCCCGGCCTCCAGGTTGAACGCGCCTTTGGAGCCGCACCAGCCCAAGGTCAGGTCCACCTCGTTCAGACCGGCCTCGCCGTTCAGGTCGACATTGCCCCACAGGTCGAGGCTCACACCCCGCCAGGCCAGGTTGGCCGAGGGCTGAAGCACCGGCTTGCCGCTACCGGCGATCCCGCGCCAGACATAGCGGTTGAGTATGGAGCTGCGCGCGGACAGAGTGATGTCCTCGGCAGGCTGCGCCGCGCAGGGCTGGGATAGGACGCTCAGGAGGAGCAGGGGGAGAAAGGGTCTGAAATTCATGGTTAGGGCCTCACGGATTTGGTGCGCATGGACATGGCTGGGAGCAGCCGGAATAACGGTGGATTGTGTTAGATACGCACCTCCGGGAAAGAGTGGTTTTTAAGGACAATCGATGCAGGTCTAAGTTAACCCGGAATGATTAAGTCCCGGTTTCATGACGGTTAATTCCATGTTGAGATCGGGATAAGCAATGTTTCGGAGGCGGCCGGACAGAACACGGTTCCAGCCTTTCGAGGCTCTTGCGCGGAATGTGGAAACGAGTTGATTTCAGGACAACGGAGAGTGTCGTACGTTTTTATGACCGTCTGTCCATTACTCCGGCACGGCCTCCGGCGCCACGGAGTGAATTGCCTCAGGCCACGGCTTTCGGGGCTATGCGCAGCCTGTACAGGCGG
Above is a window of bacterium DNA encoding:
- a CDS encoding ADP-ribosylglycohydrolase family protein, yielding MSSHFLRRAGIVLFAAVVLAGCSGGESPTVRISAKVMRDKIKGGWAGQTIGVCYGGPTEFRWEGAWIQDYIKLDYSAKQLEEYFNNDDLYMDFSFLAVFDSLGLDASSDALALKFANAGFGLWHANMGGRWNILHGIMPPASGYWKNNPHADDIDFQIEADFIGLLTPAMPATAVKLCDRVGHIMNYGDGVYGGMFVAAMYSHAYIESDIVKVVEKALLSIPPASGYARCISDVIGWWRENPDDWKACWYEVQKKWSEEIGCPEGVMQPNNIDAKLNGAYIVIGLLYGGGDFGKTLEIATRCGQDSDCNPSNAGGVLGTLLGYSKIPEQWKVGYEGIEDRRFDYTDYSLNQVYEVNYRLASELVTRGGGSVQENSWVINREQPVPPDSLEVSFEGLTPFELRRLNDIVLDKSWRAEFTGRAFVVDGVMQGTSGLAECHVFLDGKEIEQVTLSADPHDHRTPLFWNYDLEDGPHTLEIRKIGGEGVPVLNRLLLYH